In one window of Nitrospirota bacterium DNA:
- the thiE gene encoding thiamine phosphate synthase: protein MAEAKTMYLNGLCFITGRKESCLTLKESVTVVLSSGVRCIQYREKDKSRRDIYREALILRKLTNEFRAVFVINDYADIALAVNADGVHLGQSDLPLKEARKILGTEKMIGVSTHSIDEAIEAEAGGADYIGFGPIFHTATKDAGKPKGVAALREIKKLIKIPVVAIGGINIGNLRSVIDSGADAVAVSSGIIQGDIADNVKRFLEVLYRENQIV, encoded by the coding sequence TTGGCTGAAGCCAAAACAATGTACCTGAACGGACTCTGTTTTATCACCGGCAGAAAAGAATCCTGTCTGACTCTAAAAGAGAGCGTCACTGTTGTCCTCAGCTCCGGTGTTAGATGTATCCAGTATCGGGAAAAAGATAAATCACGCAGAGACATCTACAGAGAGGCATTGATTTTGAGAAAATTGACAAATGAATTCCGCGCCGTATTTGTCATAAATGATTATGCTGACATTGCCCTTGCAGTAAATGCAGACGGCGTTCATCTCGGGCAGTCAGACCTGCCTTTAAAAGAGGCGCGAAAGATTCTTGGCACAGAAAAAATGATAGGCGTATCAACGCACAGTATTGATGAGGCAATTGAAGCCGAGGCAGGGGGGGCTGACTACATAGGCTTTGGACCGATATTTCACACAGCGACCAAGGACGCAGGAAAACCAAAGGGCGTCGCAGCTCTGAGAGAAATCAAAAAACTAATTAAAATTCCTGTTGTTGCTATCGGCGGGATAAATATTGGGAATCTCAGGTCGGTTATTGATTCAGGCGCAGACGCGGTTGCCGTCTCGTCCGGAATCATTCAGGGCGATATAGCTGATAATGTAAAACGCTTCTTAGAAGTTCTTTACAGAGAAAATCAGATTGTTTAA
- a CDS encoding diguanylate cyclase, producing MGRARILLVEDSRTQAETAKDFLEKNGYEVILAENGKTAIKSVKTTSVDIILLDLELPDMSGNEVCRWLKQSEDTKGIPIIMLTVKGEVTDKVAGLEAGADDYLPKPYNNVELNARIYSCLRTKALQDELRQKNLQLQNLLKQLEIMAITDQLTGLYNRRHLETILKEEFKRTFRYKTPLTCMMIDIDHFKTINDTFGHHAGDAVLKETAKIITENAREIDTVARWGGEEFIVILPQTKKEEAMHPASRILTSISEHKFTGISDEKITVSIGVASIPHLSLDIDSKEKLIQTADCALYEAKRKGRNRIEIG from the coding sequence ATGGGAAGGGCAAGAATTCTTCTCGTTGAAGACAGTAGAACTCAGGCAGAAACCGCAAAGGATTTTCTGGAGAAAAACGGCTATGAGGTTATACTGGCCGAAAACGGTAAAACTGCCATCAAGTCAGTAAAGACCACTTCTGTTGACATCATACTGTTAGACCTCGAACTGCCGGACATGAGCGGTAACGAGGTGTGCCGCTGGCTTAAGCAGAGTGAGGATACCAAGGGAATTCCCATAATCATGCTTACAGTCAAAGGGGAAGTGACAGACAAGGTTGCCGGACTTGAGGCTGGCGCTGATGATTATCTCCCAAAACCGTACAATAATGTGGAACTCAATGCCAGGATATATTCATGTCTGAGAACAAAAGCCTTGCAAGATGAATTAAGACAGAAGAATCTCCAGCTTCAAAACCTGTTAAAGCAGCTTGAAATTATGGCGATTACAGACCAGCTGACAGGACTTTATAACAGAAGACATCTTGAAACCATTTTGAAAGAAGAATTTAAAAGGACCTTCAGATACAAAACCCCTCTTACCTGCATGATGATAGACATAGACCATTTTAAGACTATCAATGATACATTCGGCCATCATGCCGGAGATGCAGTTCTTAAAGAGACAGCAAAAATAATAACAGAAAACGCAAGGGAAATAGATACTGTTGCAAGATGGGGCGGTGAAGAATTCATTGTAATTTTACCTCAGACAAAAAAAGAAGAAGCAATGCATCCTGCATCAAGGATACTCACGTCAATTTCAGAACATAAATTTACAGGTATCTCTGATGAAAAGATTACTGTAAGCATCGGCGTTGCGAGCATACCCCATCTTTCCTTAGATATAGACAGTAAAGAAAAACTGATTCAGACAGCTGACTGCGCCCTTTACGAGGCAAAGAGAAAAGGACGCAACAGAATAGAGATTGGCTGA
- the lpxI gene encoding UDP-2,3-diacylglucosamine diphosphatase LpxI (LpxI, functionally equivalent to LpxH, replaces it in LPS biosynthesis in a minority of bacteria.), with amino-acid sequence MKTLGLIAGMGELPKLVAEEAREKGYRVFAIGLEPLADKNLSDHVDSVKRISVGKLGEIIDTLKKNHIKEAVMAGKVPKSLIFKSKVIPDLRAVKLLFSLKDKSDDSILLAIAKELEKDGIKLLNTTDFSSSLMTPEGILTEERLSESEWKDIAFGWKMAKEIGRLDIGQTVVVKDQAVMAVEAIEGTDEAILRGGKLAGEGAVVIKVAKPKQDMRFDVPVVGMNTLKSMIEVNARVLAIEADKSILLQRKKIIKEADEAGISVVGYKE; translated from the coding sequence ATGAAAACACTTGGATTGATTGCAGGGATGGGTGAACTGCCGAAGCTTGTTGCTGAGGAGGCAAGGGAGAAGGGATACCGTGTCTTTGCCATCGGACTTGAACCTTTGGCAGACAAGAATCTTTCAGACCATGTTGATAGCGTTAAGAGAATAAGCGTAGGCAAGCTTGGTGAGATAATAGACACCCTCAAGAAGAACCACATTAAAGAGGCTGTGATGGCAGGGAAGGTTCCCAAGTCTCTGATCTTCAAAAGTAAAGTAATTCCTGATTTAAGGGCAGTGAAGCTGCTTTTTTCCCTCAAAGACAAAAGTGATGATTCCATCCTCCTTGCAATTGCAAAGGAACTTGAAAAAGACGGCATCAAACTTCTTAACACAACTGATTTCAGTTCATCTCTCATGACGCCGGAGGGAATACTCACAGAGGAGAGGCTTTCCGAAAGCGAATGGAAGGACATTGCCTTCGGATGGAAGATGGCAAAAGAAATCGGGCGTCTGGACATAGGGCAGACTGTTGTTGTGAAAGATCAGGCTGTTATGGCTGTTGAGGCGATAGAGGGGACAGATGAGGCGATTTTAAGGGGCGGTAAGCTTGCAGGAGAAGGCGCAGTTGTTATTAAGGTTGCGAAGCCCAAGCAGGATATGAGGTTTGATGTTCCCGTTGTCGGCATGAATACATTGAAGTCCATGATAGAGGTCAATGCCCGTGTCCTTGCAATAGAGGCAGACAAGAGCATTCTCCTTCAGCGCAAGAAGATTATAAAGGAGGCTGATGAGGCAGGGATATCTGTTGTGGGGTATAAGGAGTAG
- a CDS encoding branched-chain amino acid ABC transporter substrate-binding protein — MKKLFVLLLTLIVSTLIFSGCQKKEDVIKIGVAGPMTGDQAKMGTDFKNGVTLAVEEWNAKGGVLGKKIEIMVEDDQHEPKQAVSIANKIVNAGAVGIIGHFNSSCSIPASDVYNRAGIPMISPGSTNPLLTEKGYKGVFRVCGRDDQQGKVGAEFVINKLKLKKIAIIHDKTTYGQGLADEFKKFITDKVEVIYYGGIIQGDKDFKTVLTAMKDKKPELIYFGGIYPEAGLIVRQAKELGINVPLMSGDGTIDPKFIEIAGAKAAEGTYLTFSPDARKIPTAKTFIDAYEKKFGEIGPYSIYAYDAANVMLTAIRKADTKDGKAIIEKLHSMEFNGAVGKIKFDEKGDVTVAPYVVWITKNGKFEEYWKP; from the coding sequence ATGAAGAAATTATTTGTGCTGTTACTCACACTTATAGTATCAACCTTGATATTTTCCGGATGTCAGAAAAAAGAAGACGTTATAAAAATCGGCGTTGCAGGCCCGATGACAGGCGATCAGGCAAAGATGGGAACCGATTTCAAGAACGGCGTCACGCTTGCAGTTGAGGAATGGAATGCCAAAGGCGGAGTGCTCGGCAAGAAGATTGAGATAATGGTTGAGGACGACCAGCATGAGCCCAAGCAGGCAGTTTCTATTGCAAACAAGATTGTGAATGCAGGCGCAGTTGGAATAATCGGACATTTCAATTCAAGCTGTTCAATACCCGCGTCAGACGTTTATAACAGGGCCGGCATTCCAATGATTTCCCCGGGCTCAACAAATCCTCTGCTTACGGAAAAGGGATACAAAGGTGTCTTCAGGGTATGCGGAAGGGATGACCAGCAGGGAAAAGTAGGAGCAGAATTCGTAATAAACAAGCTCAAGCTTAAGAAGATAGCGATAATCCATGACAAGACAACATACGGACAGGGGCTCGCGGATGAGTTCAAAAAGTTCATAACAGACAAGGTTGAGGTTATCTATTACGGCGGAATCATACAGGGTGATAAGGACTTCAAAACAGTCCTCACAGCAATGAAAGACAAAAAACCTGAACTCATATATTTCGGAGGCATTTATCCGGAGGCAGGGCTTATTGTAAGGCAGGCAAAAGAGCTTGGCATTAATGTTCCGCTCATGAGCGGCGACGGCACAATAGACCCAAAGTTTATAGAGATTGCGGGCGCAAAAGCAGCAGAGGGCACTTACCTTACATTCAGCCCGGATGCAAGAAAGATCCCGACTGCAAAGACATTTATTGATGCTTATGAGAAAAAATTCGGCGAGATAGGGCCTTATTCAATATATGCATACGATGCGGCAAACGTAATGCTCACAGCGATAAGAAAAGCCGATACAAAAGACGGCAAGGCTATTATAGAGAAACTTCACTCAATGGAATTTAACGGCGCAGTCGGCAAAATCAAATTTGATGAAAAGGGCGATGTAACCGTCGCGCCTTATGTTGTATGGATTACAAAAAACGGAAAATTTGAGGAATACTGGAAGCCGTAA
- the typA gene encoding translational GTPase TypA — MKREDIRNIAIIAHVDHGKTTLLDGMLKQAGIFRTPEKMQERIMDSIDLERERGITIMAKNTAVEYKGVKINIVDTPGHADFGGEVERTLKMVDGVLLLVDASEGPLPQTRFVLKKALELELPPILVINKIDRADARIQEVMNEVYDLFIDLDATEEQLEFPVLYTNAKKGTAKTDMSDLSGKADETADLQPLFETILKTIPAPEDNGNDILQILVTNIAYDDYVGRLAIGRIFSGTVKIGDMVAMVKGDNELTKTKVTSLYTFQGLERIAAKEARAGDIVALSGIEGITIGDTITSAETPMPLPRITVDEPTISIVFQVNTSPFAGKEGDYVTSRNLRDRLEKELLYNVAIKIDFSGTDSFTVMGRGELQLAIIIEMMRREGYELAVSMPETITKTIKGVVHEPMEILVIDVPEGYVGVVTQQVGMRRGKMQKMQNNGYGRVRLEFRIPSRGLIGFRSQFLTDTRGTGLLNHLFDGYEPWQGVITKRQTGALVSDRAGKSTIYALFHLQPRGGLFIKENTSVYEGMIIGENSRDNDLDVNVIKEKKLTNIRASNADEALQLIPPSIMSLEQAIEFIKEDELVEVTPQSIRLRKKVLDVNKRPKIRKE; from the coding sequence ATGAAACGTGAGGATATTAGAAATATAGCGATTATCGCCCATGTTGACCACGGGAAGACAACCCTTCTTGACGGGATGCTTAAGCAGGCGGGAATCTTTCGCACCCCTGAAAAAATGCAGGAGCGTATCATGGACTCTATAGACCTCGAGCGCGAACGCGGAATCACAATCATGGCAAAGAACACAGCGGTCGAGTATAAAGGCGTGAAGATAAACATTGTCGATACTCCCGGCCATGCTGATTTCGGCGGAGAGGTTGAGCGGACACTAAAGATGGTTGACGGCGTGCTGCTCCTTGTCGATGCATCCGAGGGGCCGCTGCCGCAGACGCGCTTTGTTCTTAAAAAGGCGCTTGAGTTGGAGTTGCCTCCGATCCTTGTAATCAACAAGATAGACAGGGCTGACGCCCGGATTCAGGAGGTAATGAACGAGGTATATGATCTCTTTATAGATCTTGATGCAACTGAAGAACAGCTTGAATTTCCTGTGCTGTATACGAATGCCAAGAAAGGCACTGCAAAAACAGACATGTCCGATTTGTCCGGCAAGGCGGATGAGACGGCAGACCTTCAGCCTCTCTTCGAAACAATATTAAAGACAATTCCGGCGCCAGAGGACAACGGGAACGATATTCTGCAGATTCTTGTTACTAACATTGCCTACGACGATTATGTAGGCAGGCTGGCAATCGGCAGAATATTCTCAGGTACAGTGAAAATAGGTGATATGGTTGCAATGGTCAAGGGAGATAATGAGCTAACAAAGACAAAGGTCACATCTCTCTACACTTTTCAGGGACTCGAACGTATTGCCGCAAAAGAAGCCCGTGCAGGAGACATCGTAGCGCTTTCCGGTATAGAGGGAATAACCATTGGCGATACGATCACAAGCGCCGAAACACCAATGCCGTTGCCGCGCATTACCGTTGATGAGCCTACTATCTCCATAGTCTTTCAGGTCAATACCTCTCCTTTCGCAGGAAAGGAAGGTGATTATGTTACATCAAGAAATCTTCGTGACAGGCTCGAAAAAGAGCTTCTATACAATGTTGCCATAAAAATTGATTTTTCAGGAACCGATTCCTTTACAGTCATGGGAAGGGGAGAACTCCAGCTCGCCATCATTATTGAGATGATGAGAAGAGAGGGATATGAACTTGCAGTCTCTATGCCTGAGACAATCACAAAAACGATTAAGGGGGTCGTCCATGAACCAATGGAGATCCTTGTCATAGACGTGCCTGAAGGATATGTTGGGGTAGTGACCCAGCAGGTTGGCATGAGACGCGGGAAGATGCAGAAGATGCAGAACAACGGCTACGGCAGGGTGAGGCTTGAATTCAGGATACCGTCACGCGGGCTCATAGGCTTTAGGTCGCAGTTCCTCACAGACACAAGGGGAACAGGCTTGCTTAATCACCTTTTTGACGGCTACGAGCCGTGGCAGGGCGTGATCACGAAGAGACAGACAGGCGCGCTCGTCTCAGACAGAGCAGGGAAATCTACAATCTATGCTCTCTTTCATCTCCAGCCTCGCGGAGGCCTTTTTATAAAAGAGAACACCTCTGTTTATGAAGGCATGATTATCGGCGAAAACTCGCGTGATAATGACCTTGACGTAAATGTTATCAAGGAAAAGAAACTCACCAATATCAGGGCGTCAAATGCCGATGAGGCGCTGCAACTTATTCCGCCCAGCATCATGAGCCTGGAGCAGGCGATTGAGTTCATCAAAGAGGACGAGCTTGTTGAGGTTACGCCCCAGTCCATTCGTTTACGCAAAAAAGTGCTCGATGTGAATAAAAGGCCGAAGATACGGAAAGAGTAA
- the panB gene encoding 3-methyl-2-oxobutanoate hydroxymethyltransferase, whose protein sequence is MPKITIQDFLKKKSEKKKITMLTAYDYPFAQIVDEAGIDAILVGDSLGMVVQGLENTLPVTMDEMIYHTKMVSRAVKNAMVIGDMPFMSYQASVEDAVRNAGRFLKEAGASAIKIEGGAEVAEHIRAMTKSDIPVMAHIGLTPQSIHRMGGYKVQGKTEEAQKKLIEEAHIAEDAGAFSLLLEAIPMNLAKKITAELSIPTIGIGAGPFCDGQVLVLHDVIGLFERFVPKFVKRYANLKEEALKAIKAYKEDIEKSAFPSEEQSFK, encoded by the coding sequence ATGCCTAAAATAACCATTCAGGACTTTTTAAAGAAAAAATCAGAAAAGAAAAAAATAACAATGCTTACAGCATACGACTACCCGTTCGCACAGATAGTTGATGAGGCAGGCATTGATGCAATACTTGTTGGAGACTCTCTTGGAATGGTGGTTCAGGGGCTTGAGAACACGCTTCCTGTCACGATGGATGAGATGATATATCACACAAAGATGGTATCAAGGGCTGTAAAGAATGCAATGGTCATAGGAGACATGCCGTTCATGTCCTATCAGGCAAGCGTAGAAGATGCTGTAAGGAATGCAGGAAGGTTTCTGAAGGAGGCAGGCGCATCAGCAATAAAGATTGAAGGCGGAGCTGAAGTGGCAGAACACATCAGGGCCATGACAAAATCAGACATACCCGTTATGGCGCATATAGGACTTACTCCTCAGTCAATACACAGGATGGGAGGATATAAGGTTCAGGGAAAGACAGAGGAAGCGCAGAAAAAACTGATTGAAGAGGCGCACATAGCAGAAGATGCAGGAGCATTTTCACTCTTGCTTGAAGCCATTCCAATGAACCTTGCAAAAAAAATAACAGCAGAGCTTTCCATCCCTACAATAGGCATAGGCGCAGGCCCGTTCTGTGACGGACAGGTGCTTGTTCTTCATGACGTCATCGGGTTATTTGAAAGGTTCGTTCCAAAATTCGTAAAGAGATACGCTAATCTCAAAGAAGAGGCGCTGAAGGCAATAAAGGCTTACAAAGAAGACATAGAAAAAAGCGCATTCCCATCCGAAGAGCAGAGTTTTAAATGA
- a CDS encoding NAD(P)/FAD-dependent oxidoreductase yields MKSDVIIIGAGAAGLMCAISAGKRGRPVIILDHASKIGQKILVSGGGRCNFTNLHIQAENYLSANPHFCKSALARFTPQDFIALVKKHRISYQEKENGCIFCNGSAWQIVDMLQKECSSAGVEIRLNCKIEEIAKKNRFIVRTNSGVIASESLVVATGGLSYPNLGATTFGHRIAAQFGLRIVPLKPALVPLTFSRNDREKFGELSGISLEAVIKCGGHEFRGEMLFTHKGLSGPAILQASSYWEHGGEIIINLLPDIDARSMFLSNRQSRIEMKNMLSRYLPKRFAHKWCEFYLPSRPLCQYNDKELLDASRLLHEWIIKPAGTEGYRTAEVTVGGVDTDELSSKTMEAKKVTGLYFIGEVIDVTGHLGGYNLHWAWASGYAAGQYA; encoded by the coding sequence ATGAAGAGTGATGTGATTATTATAGGCGCGGGGGCGGCGGGTCTGATGTGCGCTATTAGCGCAGGAAAGCGCGGCAGGCCGGTTATCATTCTTGACCATGCCTCAAAGATAGGCCAAAAGATTCTTGTCTCCGGCGGAGGCAGATGTAATTTTACGAATCTGCACATTCAGGCGGAGAACTACCTCTCTGCAAACCCCCATTTCTGCAAATCCGCCCTTGCACGGTTTACTCCGCAGGATTTTATTGCACTCGTAAAAAAACACCGCATCAGCTATCAAGAAAAAGAAAATGGATGCATCTTCTGCAACGGCAGTGCATGGCAGATTGTGGACATGCTCCAAAAGGAATGCAGTTCTGCTGGTGTTGAAATACGGTTGAACTGTAAAATTGAAGAGATTGCCAAAAAGAACAGGTTCATCGTAAGAACGAATTCAGGAGTGATAGCATCTGAATCCCTTGTTGTAGCAACAGGAGGACTTTCATATCCGAATCTTGGGGCAACGACTTTTGGCCATCGCATTGCCGCACAGTTCGGGCTTCGCATCGTCCCGCTGAAACCGGCGCTCGTCCCGCTCACATTCTCACGCAACGATCGCGAAAAATTTGGTGAGCTAAGCGGGATATCGCTTGAGGCTGTGATAAAGTGTGGAGGGCATGAATTCCGAGGAGAAATGTTATTTACGCACAAAGGGCTGAGCGGCCCTGCCATTCTTCAGGCATCTTCATACTGGGAGCATGGCGGAGAAATCATTATAAATCTTCTGCCCGATATTGATGCCCGCAGCATGTTTCTGTCCAATCGCCAAAGCAGGATAGAAATGAAAAACATGCTCAGCCGTTATTTACCCAAAAGATTTGCGCATAAATGGTGTGAATTCTATCTTCCCTCAAGACCGCTTTGTCAATATAATGATAAAGAACTGCTTGATGCTTCCCGTCTACTCCATGAGTGGATTATAAAACCCGCCGGAACAGAAGGGTACCGGACAGCTGAGGTCACAGTTGGAGGGGTTGACACAGACGAACTGTCGTCCAAAACCATGGAGGCAAAGAAAGTCACCGGTCTCTATTTTATCGGTGAGGTCATAGATGTCACAGGACATCTTGGCGGATATAATCTTCACTGGGCATGGGCGTCAGGCTACGCAGCGGGACAGTATGCATAA
- a CDS encoding fibronectin type III domain-containing protein, producing MKISRILAVYCLLFAAYLMLVSCGKKTAPTLKAYEKPSAPAAVKAIHREDRIILSWSYTSKKENLKEFYILKTEDSSFQKIASVTKEESSYTDVNFKTDTLYKYKVVAGSLKKVLSDDSNILIIKPEVVPPAPKNISFKVGNDALNVSWDSAGETVLYNIYRTAEKGKYSINPINKEPLTAPKYSDTLETDRPVYYTIRSLLNKEFRSEGQASVEITVDPSTFIPSKPQGFQTVVADDKVVISWKENPELWVTKYRIYDKVNEKDGFKLVKESVTPAFTLREKTGTKHTYRVTAVGPLKESEPSETVTFDF from the coding sequence ATGAAGATATCCAGAATTCTTGCTGTTTACTGTTTACTATTTGCTGCTTACCTCATGCTTGTCTCCTGCGGCAAAAAAACAGCGCCTACACTCAAGGCATATGAAAAACCATCCGCGCCTGCGGCTGTTAAGGCAATACACAGAGAAGACAGAATTATCCTCTCATGGTCCTACACTTCAAAAAAAGAAAATCTGAAAGAATTTTATATTCTCAAGACAGAAGACAGCAGTTTTCAGAAAATAGCGTCTGTAACCAAGGAGGAAAGTTCCTACACAGATGTTAACTTTAAGACAGACACTCTTTATAAATACAAAGTCGTTGCCGGAAGCCTGAAAAAAGTCCTCAGCGACGATTCAAATATACTCATAATAAAGCCTGAAGTTGTCCCTCCTGCCCCGAAAAATATATCATTCAAGGTTGGCAATGATGCCCTGAACGTTTCATGGGACAGCGCAGGAGAAACCGTGCTTTATAACATTTACAGAACCGCTGAGAAAGGCAAATACAGCATCAACCCCATAAATAAAGAGCCGCTGACAGCGCCAAAATATTCTGACACTCTGGAAACAGACAGGCCTGTTTATTATACAATCCGCAGTCTTCTGAACAAGGAATTCCGGAGTGAAGGACAGGCATCAGTGGAAATAACAGTTGACCCTTCAACCTTTATCCCTTCAAAGCCTCAAGGGTTTCAAACAGTTGTCGCAGATGATAAAGTCGTTATTTCATGGAAAGAAAATCCTGAGCTGTGGGTGACAAAATACAGGATTTACGATAAAGTGAATGAAAAAGATGGATTCAAACTCGTAAAAGAATCCGTGACCCCTGCGTTTACCTTAAGAGAGAAAACAGGGACAAAGCACACATACAGGGTAACTGCTGTCGGACCGCTTAAAGAGAGCGAACCTTCAGAGACAGTTACATTTGATTTTTAG
- the lpxA gene encoding acyl-ACP--UDP-N-acetylglucosamine O-acyltransferase — protein METGIHKTAIVDPKALIDEGVQIGPFCIVGEGARLKKGTRLISNVIIEGNTEIGENCTIHPFAGIGLPPQDLKYKDEKTGVKIGNNNIIREYVTIHRASVGGDGITEIGSNNFLMAYVHIAHDCKIGNNTAMANLATLAGHVVVEDYAFIGGIVAIHQFTRIGAYAMVGGFSGVGQDIPPYTMASGPRAKLFGLNSIGLKRNNFPDSTINDLKKAYRILFREKHTLKDALKKVHKELPQTDEMKHLVEFIEKNKRGICR, from the coding sequence ATGGAGACCGGAATACATAAAACGGCAATCGTAGATCCAAAGGCATTAATAGATGAAGGGGTGCAGATAGGCCCTTTCTGCATTGTAGGCGAGGGCGCCAGATTGAAGAAAGGTACCAGGTTAATATCAAATGTAATAATAGAAGGCAATACAGAGATTGGCGAAAACTGCACAATCCATCCTTTTGCAGGCATCGGGCTTCCGCCGCAGGATCTTAAATACAAAGATGAAAAAACAGGCGTAAAAATAGGAAACAATAACATCATCAGGGAATATGTAACAATCCACAGGGCATCAGTCGGCGGAGACGGAATAACTGAAATCGGCAGCAACAATTTCCTGATGGCTTATGTCCACATAGCGCATGACTGCAAAATTGGTAACAATACTGCCATGGCAAACCTGGCCACACTTGCAGGACATGTTGTTGTGGAGGACTATGCATTTATTGGTGGTATTGTTGCAATTCATCAGTTTACAAGGATTGGCGCTTATGCCATGGTGGGGGGCTTCAGCGGTGTGGGACAGGATATACCTCCCTATACAATGGCGTCAGGCCCAAGGGCAAAGCTGTTCGGGCTTAATTCAATCGGGCTTAAGAGGAACAATTTTCCTGATTCAACAATCAATGATCTTAAGAAGGCATACAGGATACTGTTCAGGGAGAAACATACGCTGAAGGATGCTCTCAAAAAGGTTCATAAAGAACTGCCCCAGACAGATGAGATGAAACACCTTGTGGAGTTTATTGAGAAGAATAAAAGGGGAATATGCAGATAG
- the maf gene encoding septum formation inhibitor Maf codes for MKKIVLASASPRRKEILALTGLRFRVEPSDYEETLDHAIKPHNLAKCLSLEKARAVAGKYKNALIIAADTFIVFKGKLLGKPHTSKEARKMLTMLNGKSHSVITGYAILDTGTGKKITRSVETKVWLKKMTAQEIAAYAATKEPLDKAGAYAIQGRGAAIVKKIEGDYLNVVGLPLFDLTDSLKKFGINLLSGWRSN; via the coding sequence ATGAAAAAAATCGTTCTTGCCTCAGCATCTCCAAGAAGAAAAGAGATTCTTGCGCTCACAGGCTTGCGGTTCAGGGTTGAACCATCTGACTATGAGGAAACTCTTGATCATGCAATCAAGCCCCATAATCTCGCAAAATGCCTTTCGCTCGAAAAGGCGAGGGCTGTCGCGGGCAAATACAAAAATGCGCTGATAATAGCGGCAGATACGTTTATAGTTTTCAAAGGAAAACTTTTAGGGAAGCCGCATACATCTAAAGAGGCTCGAAAAATGCTTACGATGCTCAACGGCAAGTCACACTCAGTCATCACTGGTTACGCGATTCTTGACACAGGGACAGGGAAGAAAATCACCCGTTCAGTGGAGACAAAGGTATGGCTTAAAAAAATGACTGCTCAGGAGATTGCCGCATATGCGGCAACAAAGGAGCCGCTTGACAAGGCGGGCGCCTATGCGATACAAGGGCGCGGAGCTGCGATTGTGAAAAAGATAGAGGGAGATTATCTGAATGTTGTAGGGCTTCCGTTGTTTGATCTCACCGATAGCCTGAAGAAATTCGGGATTAACTTATTGTCAGGCTGGCGTTCAAATTAA